Proteins from a genomic interval of Vanacampus margaritifer isolate UIUO_Vmar chromosome 4, RoL_Vmar_1.0, whole genome shotgun sequence:
- the tlnrd1 gene encoding talin rod domain-containing protein 1, with protein sequence MASGGSGRSASEGSTSTPSGSLQQRKRLSSICDTCKGKMQLVADLLLLSSETRPVMTSEGVAVADTFDQCRDTVIARTKELSILTHDIQSQLNMGRFTEVGDRLLEMADLVVSLTECSAHAAYLAAVETTGSQPCLPGLVDRYKVTRCRHEVEQSCSVLRVTPLLDLTPQLLLELSQNISTNLKTLTDISSLASERSRDRFGKEQFKLSVKSMSMSGTAFLACVKEVKTLPSELTRNRCILFSAALVQAVNALVGFATESQFLGRAASISTEGKGVQTAVLGGAMSVVSACVLLTQGLRDVAQHPESSSKMADYRERLRNSACAVSDGCTLLTQALRERSSPRTLPPVNSQAVT encoded by the coding sequence ATGGCTAGTGGTGGCTCTGGCAGATCGGCCAGTGAGGGATCCACCAGCACACCCAGTGGCAGTCTTCAGCAGAGAAAGCGTCTTTCGTCCATCTGCGACACATGTAAGGGCAAGATGCAGCTGGTGGCCGACCTCCTCCTGCTTTCCAGTGAGACCAGGCCAGTCATGACTTCTGAGGGTGTGGCAGTGGCTGACACTTTTGATCAGTGTCGTGATACGGTCATTGCACGGACAAAAGAGCTCTCGATTCTCACCCATGACATACAAAGTCAGCTCAACATGGGACGATTCACAGAGGTGGGGGACCGCCTGTTGGAGATGGCTGATCTTGTGGTTTCTTTGACTGAGTGCTCTGCCCATGCTGCATATCTGGCAGCTGTAGAGACCACCGGCTCACAGCCTTGCTTGCCCGGTCTTGTGGACCGTTATAAAGTGACCCGATGTCGGCATGAGGTTGAACAAAGCTGCAGTGTCCTCAGAGTCACACCCCTGCTGGATCTCACTCCCCAACTCCTCCTCGAGCTCTCCCAGAACATCTCCACCAACCTCAAGACTCTGACAGACATCTCGTCACTGGCCAGCGAAAGGTCAAGGGACCGCTTTGGAAAAGAGCAGTTCAAACTGAGCGTCAAGAGTATGAGCATGAGCGGCACTGCCTTCCTGGCTTGTGTCAAAGAGGTCAAAACTCTGCCCAGCGAGCTGACAAGGAATCGTTGCATCCTCTTCAGTGCCGCTCTGGTCCAAGCAGTCAATGCGCTAGTCGGCTTTGCTACAGAGTCTCAGTTCCTGGGAAGAGCTGCGAGTATCTCCACTGAAGGGAAGGGTGTACAGACTGCAGTTTTAGGGGGTGCCATGAGTGTTGTTTCAGCCTGTGTCCTCCTCACCCAGGGACTCAGGGATGTTGCCCAGCACCCTGAGAGTAGCTCCAAAATGGCCGATTACCGGGAACGTCTACGGAACT